A stretch of the Lactuca sativa cultivar Salinas chromosome 9, Lsat_Salinas_v11, whole genome shotgun sequence genome encodes the following:
- the LOC111913745 gene encoding serine/threonine-protein kinase AtPK2/AtPK19 has translation MAADTEDFEMISHIPFLTKYKIIRVLPRTVPSRQVKANSSTWEASGETLNNIDHEAMAVDPALVLTIQVMLTDFGVAKQFDESTRLNSMCGTLEYMTPEIVQGRGHDKAADWWSVGILMYEMLSGNPSFRGGNRQKIQEKIVNDKIKLPGFLSSEAHSLLKGVML, from the exons ATGGCTGCAGACACTGAAGATTTTGAAATGATTTCCCATATTCCATTCCTTACTAAATATAAG ATTATTCGTGTTCTTCCCCGTACTGTTCCTAGCCGTCAAGTGAAAGCAAACTCCTCAACATGGGAGGCATCGGGTGAGACATTAAACAACATTGACCATGAAGCAATGGCTGTTGACCCTGCACTTGTATTAACCATCCAG GTTATGTTGACTGACTTTGGGGTAGCAAAGCAATTTGATGAAAGCACAAGGTTAAATTCCATGTGTGGGACATTAGAATATATGACACCTGAAATTGTACAAGGGAGGGGCCATGATAAGGCCGCTGATTGGTGGAGTGTTGGAATTTTAATGTATGAAATGCTTTCTGGAAAT CCTTCGTTTAGAGGTGGAAACAGACAGAAGATTCAGGAGAAAATAGTGAATGACAAGATAAAGCTTCCAGGATTCTTGTCAAGTGAAGCACATTCGCTTTTGAAAGGGGTAATGTTGTAA